The Shewanella sp. MTB7 genome includes a window with the following:
- a CDS encoding VOC family protein: MCSDALQKSKDFYVELLSFNVKYDSDWYVQLCSPKDPEIEYGIIQRDHELVPKEYQNTPNGMYVTFVVENVDVIYSKAVEMNIRIIQEPRNEFYGQRRFLVKDPNGCLIDICSPWKAE; encoded by the coding sequence ATATGTTCCGATGCTCTACAAAAGAGCAAAGACTTTTATGTAGAACTGCTTAGTTTCAACGTCAAATATGACAGTGACTGGTACGTTCAGCTTTGCTCACCAAAAGACCCAGAGATTGAATATGGCATTATTCAACGAGATCATGAACTGGTTCCTAAGGAATACCAAAATACGCCAAATGGAATGTACGTCACTTTTGTTGTTGAAAATGTGGATGTTATTTATAGCAAAGCCGTAGAGATGAATATCCGTATTATTCAAGAACCTCGTAATGAGTTTTATGGACAACGCCGATTTCTTGTTAAAGATCCTAATGGCTGCTTAATTGATATTTGCTCCCCTTGGAAAGCTGAGTAA
- a CDS encoding amino acid ABC transporter ATP-binding protein, translating into MINIKGLHKSFGDNLVLKGIDEHIKHGEVVSVIGPSGSGKSTFLRCINLLEQPTQGDIFIDGQSITAADACVDKLRQKVGMVFQNFNLFPHKTVKQNIMLAPVKLGIMTERQAEAEANMLLEQVGLKEKADAYPSSLSGGQKQRVAIARALAMKPELMLFDEPTSALDPEMVGDVLDVMKSLAKKGMTMVIVTHEMGFARDVSDRVIFMDGGVIVESCEPEMLFSDPKQRRTQEFLSKVLR; encoded by the coding sequence GTGATTAATATTAAGGGATTACATAAGAGCTTTGGCGACAACCTGGTATTAAAAGGGATCGACGAACACATTAAACATGGCGAAGTTGTGAGCGTTATTGGCCCCTCGGGCAGTGGCAAGAGTACCTTTTTACGCTGCATTAATTTGCTTGAGCAACCAACACAAGGTGATATTTTCATTGATGGCCAATCAATCACAGCCGCAGATGCATGTGTTGATAAACTTAGGCAAAAAGTGGGTATGGTATTTCAGAATTTTAACCTTTTCCCCCATAAAACAGTTAAGCAAAACATCATGCTTGCACCTGTAAAACTTGGCATAATGACAGAGCGACAAGCAGAAGCTGAAGCCAATATGCTGCTCGAACAGGTAGGACTGAAAGAGAAGGCCGATGCCTATCCATCCAGCCTTTCGGGTGGACAAAAGCAACGAGTCGCCATTGCCCGTGCATTGGCGATGAAGCCAGAACTCATGCTATTTGACGAACCCACTTCGGCGCTCGATCCTGAGATGGTTGGTGACGTGCTTGATGTTATGAAATCACTTGCCAAGAAAGGGATGACAATGGTGATTGTCACCCACGAAATGGGATTTGCACGAGATGTATCTGACAGAGTCATTTTTATGGATGGCGGCGTCATAGTAGAAAGCTGCGAACCCGAGATGCTTTTTAGTGATCCTAAGCAACGTAGAACGCAAGAATTCTTGAGCAAAGTACTCAGGTAA
- a CDS encoding amino acid ABC transporter permease: MIDAINASLFTPIGNDGLIGIYLILNGLKVTLIVTFFAMIMGSILGVATTLLKMSPKWYFSWPANFYVSVIRGTPVVIQLVILYFIVLASFDVDKITAAIIAFGLNSGAYISEIIRAGIQAVDKGQTEAARSLGLSHWSTMKEVILPQAIKNILPSLGNEFIVLLKETAVIGFIGGVDLMRAGEIIRSRTFEDSVPLFTCALLYLLLTYMFTFMLSKFETRLKQSD; the protein is encoded by the coding sequence ATGATTGATGCAATAAACGCGTCTTTGTTTACCCCTATAGGGAATGATGGCTTAATTGGTATTTATCTCATATTGAATGGTCTGAAAGTCACGCTAATAGTGACCTTCTTTGCCATGATCATGGGATCAATACTCGGCGTGGCAACCACTTTATTAAAGATGTCTCCAAAATGGTATTTCAGTTGGCCTGCTAACTTTTATGTCAGTGTTATCCGCGGTACGCCGGTCGTGATACAACTTGTGATCCTTTACTTTATCGTCCTTGCCTCATTCGACGTCGATAAGATCACCGCTGCCATTATCGCCTTTGGTCTCAATAGTGGCGCGTACATCTCTGAAATTATTCGTGCAGGGATCCAAGCTGTCGATAAAGGCCAAACAGAAGCTGCACGTTCGCTAGGATTATCACACTGGTCAACAATGAAAGAGGTCATACTGCCCCAGGCGATTAAGAATATACTGCCCTCTTTAGGCAATGAGTTTATTGTATTACTTAAAGAAACAGCCGTTATCGGCTTTATAGGCGGCGTTGACCTGATGCGCGCAGGAGAAATTATCCGTAGTCGGACCTTTGAAGACAGTGTGCCGCTATTTACTTGTGCACTGCTCTATTTACTACTGACGTATATGTTCACTTTTATGCTATCAAAATTTGAAACGAGGTTAAAACAAAGTGATTAA
- a CDS encoding basic amino acid ABC transporter substrate-binding protein: MKKSMQYLGCLGLASILLLTGCGKSDDVLVVGTNASFPPFEYVGGISGDEIKGFDIDLARQIAKDAGKTLKIENMKFDSLIVALKAGKIDMVTSGMTITPERLASVSFSEPYYEATQVVLVNKDNDNIQSIDDLRGKHIAVQLGSTGDIMAKEYSQKVTAFNTGFEAVMELKNAKVDLVLFDSEPAANFLNKNPELKIIELDFKPEFYGVAVTKDKTELLNVINTTLSTMKLNGEYDALVNKYMK, translated from the coding sequence ATGAAGAAGTCGATGCAGTATTTAGGTTGTTTAGGGTTAGCAAGTATCTTGCTGTTAACAGGCTGCGGTAAAAGTGATGATGTCCTTGTTGTAGGCACGAATGCTTCATTTCCACCTTTTGAATATGTCGGTGGCATCAGTGGTGATGAAATCAAAGGCTTCGATATTGATTTAGCACGTCAAATTGCTAAGGATGCAGGCAAAACACTCAAAATTGAAAACATGAAATTTGACTCGCTCATTGTTGCATTAAAAGCAGGTAAAATTGACATGGTAACCTCTGGAATGACTATCACACCAGAGCGCCTAGCAAGCGTGAGCTTTTCTGAACCCTATTACGAAGCAACTCAAGTTGTGCTGGTTAATAAAGATAACGACAATATCCAGAGCATTGATGATCTTCGTGGTAAACACATTGCTGTGCAGTTAGGTTCTACCGGCGATATTATGGCTAAAGAATACAGTCAGAAAGTCACAGCCTTCAATACCGGTTTTGAAGCTGTGATGGAACTAAAAAATGCTAAAGTAGATTTAGTTCTGTTTGACAGTGAACCTGCAGCAAACTTTTTAAATAAAAATCCTGAACTTAAAATAATTGAACTCGATTTTAAACCTGAGTTTTACGGGGTTGCTGTTACTAAGGATAAAACTGAGCTACTTAACGTCATCAACACGACCCTAAGTACAATGAAACTCAATGGTGAATACGATGCCCTTGTAAACAAGTATATGAAGTGA
- a CDS encoding cation diffusion facilitator family transporter yields the protein MSKSHNNQSNASQKHSNQQHTDQHEHIDHGTQHTAEFEHKKMERRYDDGLEHKHNKDHHEYRENEKSHPHTQHGGDPVGHKHPQQTHDDRHEHDEHKHHKVKMHDHKESSRLHHKTGHKED from the coding sequence ATGAGTAAATCACACAACAATCAGTCGAATGCTAGTCAGAAACACTCCAATCAGCAGCATACGGATCAGCATGAGCATATTGACCATGGTACTCAGCATACTGCGGAGTTTGAACATAAAAAAATGGAACGTCGTTACGACGATGGTCTTGAACATAAGCATAATAAAGATCACCATGAATACCGCGAGAATGAGAAGAGTCATCCACATACCCAGCATGGTGGTGATCCTGTTGGCCATAAGCATCCGCAACAGACTCATGATGACCGTCATGAGCATGATGAACACAAGCATCACAAGGTCAAAATGCATGATCATAAAGAGTCTTCACGTCTGCACCACAAAACAGGACATAAAGAAGATTAA
- the hpf gene encoding ribosome hibernation-promoting factor, HPF/YfiA family — MSIKISVRDFELPNDVKEHIENAFSKFDKFKISIKSIDVFMTFEPGHKFMIEIATKSSLGQTDSNGEGKELMDGFNEAFSRLERLLIKKKEKPQAHRSEHAKAEKKLLIDEENDNPIL, encoded by the coding sequence ATGAGCATAAAGATCAGCGTACGAGATTTTGAACTACCTAACGATGTAAAAGAACACATTGAAAATGCATTCTCCAAGTTTGATAAATTCAAAATATCCATCAAAAGCATAGATGTATTCATGACTTTTGAACCTGGACACAAATTCATGATTGAAATTGCAACTAAATCTAGTCTTGGTCAAACCGATTCAAACGGTGAAGGAAAAGAGTTGATGGATGGCTTTAATGAAGCATTCTCACGACTAGAGCGTCTACTCATTAAGAAAAAAGAGAAACCTCAAGCTCACCGTTCAGAACATGCAAAGGCAGAGAAAAAACTGTTGATTGATGAAGAGAATGATAATCCTATTTTATAA